In Pongo pygmaeus isolate AG05252 chromosome 13, NHGRI_mPonPyg2-v2.0_pri, whole genome shotgun sequence, one genomic interval encodes:
- the LOC129044225 gene encoding olfactory receptor 13C7-like has protein sequence MKGANQTAVTEYVLMGLHEHCNLEVVLFVFCLGIYSVNVLGNALLIGLNMLHSRLHNPMYFFLSNLSLMDICGTSSFVPLMLVNFLEAQRTISFPGCALQMYLTLALGSTECLLLAVMAYDRYVAICQPLRYPELMSGQTCMQTAALSWGTGFANSLLQSILVWHLPFCGHNVINHFCEILAVLKLACGDISLTALALMVATAVLTLAPLLLICLSYLFILSAILRVPSAAGQCKASSTCSAHLTVVVVFYGTISFMYFKPKAKDPSVDKIVTLFYGVVTPSLNPIIYSLRNAEVKAAVLALLRGGLLSRKASHCYCCPLPLSAGIG, from the coding sequence atgaAGGGGGCAAACCAGACAGCTGTGACGGAATACGTCCTGATGGGGCTACACGAGCACTGTAACCTGGAGGTGGTCCTGTTTGTGTTCTGCCTGGGCATCTACTCCGTGAATGTGCTGGGGAACGCCCTCCTCATAGGGCTGAACATGCTGCACTCTCGCCTGCATAACCCCATGTACTTCTTTCTCAGCAACCTCTCCCTCATGGACATCTGCGGCACCTCCTCCTTTGTGCCTCTCATGCTAGTCAATTTCCTGGAAGCCCAGAGGACCATCTCCTTCCCTGGCTGTGCCCTGCAGATGTACCTGACCCTGGCGCTGGGATCAACGGAGTGCCTGCTGCTGGCTGTGATGGCATACGACCGTTATGTGGCTATCTGCCAGCCGCTTAGGTACCCAGAGCTCATGAGTGGGCAGACCTGCATGCAGACAGCAGCGCTGAGCTGGGGGACAGGCTTTGCCAACTCACTGCTACAGTCCATCCTTGTCTGGCACCTCCCCTTCTGTGGCCACAACGTCATCAACCACTTCTGTGAGATCTTGGCAGTGCTAAAACTGGCCTGTGGGGACATCTCCCTCACTGCGCTGGCATTAATGGTGGCCACAGCTGTCCTGACACTGGCCCCCCTCTTGCTCATCTGCCTGTCTTACCTTTTCATCCTGTCTGCCATCCTTAGGGTACCCTCTGCTGCAGGCCAGTGCAAAGCCAGCTCCACCTGCTCAGCCCACCTCACAGTGGTGGTGGTTTTTTATGGGACAATCTCCTTCATGTACTTCAAACCCAAGGCCAAGGACCCCAGCGTGGATAAGATTGTCACATTGTTCTACGGGGTTGTGACACCCTCACTGAACCCCATCATTTACAGCCTGAGGAATGCAGAGGTGAAAGCGGCCGTCCTAGCTCTGCTGAGAGGAGGTTTGCTCTCCAGGAAAGCATCCCACTGCTACTGCTGCCCTCTGCCCCTGTCAGCTGGCATAGGCTAG